A portion of the Pseudorasbora parva isolate DD20220531a chromosome 1, ASM2467924v1, whole genome shotgun sequence genome contains these proteins:
- the wrap53 gene encoding telomerase Cajal body protein 1 isoform X1 produces MSGAGQSSDGCAGQDAEADGEPPHEAPLQQGVEEEEEAPSAAKQPRLEQDNVALDLLLVQAPVVPSAETCGSPGAAGSLKEDENKAHGNLILSVACHHTDETERAVGPEEIEGDVEWHQNGAETGETLGRTEEDGADESEKESPEDNSAEQHYQCLNFSQNPQMLTGSWAEYAHIAENYLRGCKWAPDGSCIVSNSADNVLRVYNLPPELYNGRWDMLSEMSPVLKMAEGDTIYDYCWFPKMTSTDPETCFIASSSRDNPVHIWDAFYGDLRASFRPYNHLDELTAAHSLCFSPDGSQLYCGFDKMVRVFYTDRPGRDCEERPTMVKKQGQTGIISCIAFSPCQSTYACGSYSRSAGLYSCEDGSLLALLPTRHNGGLTHLLFSPNGYHLYTGGRKDSEILCWDLRNPGHVLFSMHRTVNTNQRIYFDMDQSGRYLLSGDTDGVVSVWDTLTAPPDGNEETLQPLLQFQAHTDCANGISVHPSMPLVASSSGQRKFCWPSDSGDSESDSDDGNVVSTNDVRQDNALVLWWAGPLASTNEKVQEEEPTVIES; encoded by the exons ATGTCAGGTGCAGGTCAAAGCAGTGATGGTTGTGCGGGACAGGACGCAGAGGCTGATGGAGAACCTCCTCACGAGGCTCCGCTTCAGCAAGGGGtggaagaagaagaggaggcACCATCAGCAGCGAAGCAGCCTCGACTGGAGCAGGACAATGTGGCTCTTGATCTACTCCTGGTACAGGCGCCGGTGGTGCCCTCAGCGGAGACATGTGGGAGCCCAGGTGCTGCTGGGAGCCTAAAGGAAG ATGAAAACAAAGCTCATGGTAATTTGATTCTGTCAGTTGCCTGTCATCACACTGATGAAACAGAACGTGCTGTGGGACCAGAGGAAATTGAAGGAGACGTGGAATGGCATCAAAACGGAGCAGAGACCGGAGAAACACTCGGACGGACTGAGGAGGACGGAGCAGATGAGTCTGAGAAGGAGAGTCCGGAAGACAACTCTGCTGAGCAGCACTA TCAATGCCTCAACTTTAGTCAGAACCCTCAGATGCTGACGGGCTCCTGGGCCGAATACGCCCACATCGCTGAGAATTACCTCAGAGGCTGCAAATG GGCTCCAGATGGTTCCTGCATCGTTTCAAACAGCGCTGATAACGTTCTTCGTGTGTATAACCTCCCGCCTGAGCTGTACAACGGCCGCTGGGACATGCTTTCTGAGATG AGTCCAGTGCTGAAGATGGCAGAAGGAGACACCATCTATGACTACTGCTGGTTCCCTAAAATGACCTCCACGGACCCTGAAACATGCTT CATTGCCAGCAGTAGCCGGGACAACCCGGTCCACATATGGGACGCTTTCTACGGGGACCTCCGCGCATCTTTTCGACCCTACAACCACCTGGATGAGCTGACAGCGGCCCATTCCCTGTGCTTCTCACCCGACGGCTCTCAGCTCTACTGCGGCTTTGATAAAATGGTCCGGGTCTTCTACACCGACCGTCCTGGGAGAGACTGCGAGGAGAGGCCCACCATGG TGAAGAAGCAGGGTCAGACTGGCATTATCTCCTGCATTGCCTTCAGTCCGTGCCAGTCCACGTACGCCTGTGGGTCATATTCTCGTTCAGCTGGCCTTTACTCTTGTGAGGACGGATCTCTGCTGGCTCTGCTTCCCACTCGACACAACGGAGGCCTTACACACCTGCTGTTCTCACCCAATGGCTATCACCTGTATACGGGCGGCCGCAAG GACTCAGAGATCCTGTGCTGGGACCTGAGAAATCCAGGACATGTTTTGTTCTCCATGCACAGAACCGTCAATACCAACCAGCGCATCTACTTTGACATGGACCA ATCAGGGCGATATCTGCTGAGCGGGGACACAGATGGTGTGGTGTCAGTGTGGGACACCCTCACAGCGCCACCTGATGGGAATGAGGAGACACTACAGCCACTGCTGCAGTTTCAGGCACACACAGATTGTGCTAATGGCATCAG TGTTCACCCTTCCATGCCATTGGTGGCTTCGTCCAGTGGTCAGCGCAAGTTCTGTTGGCCGTCTGACAGTGGGGACTCTGAGTCTGATTCAGACGATGGAAATGTGGTGTCAACAAACGACGTCCGTCAGGACAACGCTCTGGTGCTGTGGTGGGCCGGCCCATTGGCCTCAACCAATGAGAAGGTGCAGGAGGAGGAGCCAACAGTTATTGAAAGCTAG
- the wrap53 gene encoding telomerase Cajal body protein 1 isoform X2 produces the protein MSGAGQSSDGCAGQDAEADGEPPHEAPLQQGVEEEEEAPSAAKQPRLEQDNVALDLLLVQAPVVPSAETCGSPGAAGSLKEVACHHTDETERAVGPEEIEGDVEWHQNGAETGETLGRTEEDGADESEKESPEDNSAEQHYQCLNFSQNPQMLTGSWAEYAHIAENYLRGCKWAPDGSCIVSNSADNVLRVYNLPPELYNGRWDMLSEMSPVLKMAEGDTIYDYCWFPKMTSTDPETCFIASSSRDNPVHIWDAFYGDLRASFRPYNHLDELTAAHSLCFSPDGSQLYCGFDKMVRVFYTDRPGRDCEERPTMVKKQGQTGIISCIAFSPCQSTYACGSYSRSAGLYSCEDGSLLALLPTRHNGGLTHLLFSPNGYHLYTGGRKDSEILCWDLRNPGHVLFSMHRTVNTNQRIYFDMDQSGRYLLSGDTDGVVSVWDTLTAPPDGNEETLQPLLQFQAHTDCANGISVHPSMPLVASSSGQRKFCWPSDSGDSESDSDDGNVVSTNDVRQDNALVLWWAGPLASTNEKVQEEEPTVIES, from the exons ATGTCAGGTGCAGGTCAAAGCAGTGATGGTTGTGCGGGACAGGACGCAGAGGCTGATGGAGAACCTCCTCACGAGGCTCCGCTTCAGCAAGGGGtggaagaagaagaggaggcACCATCAGCAGCGAAGCAGCCTCGACTGGAGCAGGACAATGTGGCTCTTGATCTACTCCTGGTACAGGCGCCGGTGGTGCCCTCAGCGGAGACATGTGGGAGCCCAGGTGCTGCTGGGAGCCTAAAGGAAG TTGCCTGTCATCACACTGATGAAACAGAACGTGCTGTGGGACCAGAGGAAATTGAAGGAGACGTGGAATGGCATCAAAACGGAGCAGAGACCGGAGAAACACTCGGACGGACTGAGGAGGACGGAGCAGATGAGTCTGAGAAGGAGAGTCCGGAAGACAACTCTGCTGAGCAGCACTA TCAATGCCTCAACTTTAGTCAGAACCCTCAGATGCTGACGGGCTCCTGGGCCGAATACGCCCACATCGCTGAGAATTACCTCAGAGGCTGCAAATG GGCTCCAGATGGTTCCTGCATCGTTTCAAACAGCGCTGATAACGTTCTTCGTGTGTATAACCTCCCGCCTGAGCTGTACAACGGCCGCTGGGACATGCTTTCTGAGATG AGTCCAGTGCTGAAGATGGCAGAAGGAGACACCATCTATGACTACTGCTGGTTCCCTAAAATGACCTCCACGGACCCTGAAACATGCTT CATTGCCAGCAGTAGCCGGGACAACCCGGTCCACATATGGGACGCTTTCTACGGGGACCTCCGCGCATCTTTTCGACCCTACAACCACCTGGATGAGCTGACAGCGGCCCATTCCCTGTGCTTCTCACCCGACGGCTCTCAGCTCTACTGCGGCTTTGATAAAATGGTCCGGGTCTTCTACACCGACCGTCCTGGGAGAGACTGCGAGGAGAGGCCCACCATGG TGAAGAAGCAGGGTCAGACTGGCATTATCTCCTGCATTGCCTTCAGTCCGTGCCAGTCCACGTACGCCTGTGGGTCATATTCTCGTTCAGCTGGCCTTTACTCTTGTGAGGACGGATCTCTGCTGGCTCTGCTTCCCACTCGACACAACGGAGGCCTTACACACCTGCTGTTCTCACCCAATGGCTATCACCTGTATACGGGCGGCCGCAAG GACTCAGAGATCCTGTGCTGGGACCTGAGAAATCCAGGACATGTTTTGTTCTCCATGCACAGAACCGTCAATACCAACCAGCGCATCTACTTTGACATGGACCA ATCAGGGCGATATCTGCTGAGCGGGGACACAGATGGTGTGGTGTCAGTGTGGGACACCCTCACAGCGCCACCTGATGGGAATGAGGAGACACTACAGCCACTGCTGCAGTTTCAGGCACACACAGATTGTGCTAATGGCATCAG TGTTCACCCTTCCATGCCATTGGTGGCTTCGTCCAGTGGTCAGCGCAAGTTCTGTTGGCCGTCTGACAGTGGGGACTCTGAGTCTGATTCAGACGATGGAAATGTGGTGTCAACAAACGACGTCCGTCAGGACAACGCTCTGGTGCTGTGGTGGGCCGGCCCATTGGCCTCAACCAATGAGAAGGTGCAGGAGGAGGAGCCAACAGTTATTGAAAGCTAG